From the Bombus huntii isolate Logan2020A chromosome 4, iyBomHunt1.1, whole genome shotgun sequence genome, the window GCGTGCCGCAAACAAGGGTACACGGAAAAGGACACGACCAACGAAGAGAAAGTTCTCGTAAATATAGCAATTACCTAAAGCGTCGGATCGAGGCGCTGCTAAACACGAACAGGCTCACCCGAGGCGATCTGTTAATTAGAGACGCGCGCAAAACATTTCCATTGAAACGGTAAATTAGGTGCAAATTTAACCGCGGGACCGGCTGAAAGAAACACGAGGAGAAATGCAACGAAGAAACAGCAgttttttctctcgtttctttttctctcttctctcctcttttACTCGAAGCCACGGCGCCGTAACAGCATGGCGACATCGCTAACGCGTCGTGATACATCGCAATCGTGAGAATCCGGCTTCGTTGTTTCTTGAGGCTTCTCGACACCAGCCGGAAGAACACACGAGCTTCCCACGCCTCTGGCAAACCGCTTTATAACGGATCGTCTTGATTTCTCGGCTAGTCAAATGCACTGGTTTCGAGGCGATCTTTTGCCGAGGCAACCAGCCATCCACGGCCGGCGTGATTGAAGAAAAATTCGTGTCACGAAACCACCGAGCACCGACACGATTTCAAGTACGGAATGGGCGGTGGCCGAGGAATTTCGCGAAATAGCTAGAAAAACGAGGCTAACCGGCCGGTACCCGATAACCGAGGGGAGTGtgcggtgtaacgatatatttGCATGCGCGTTTGTCCGCCTATATGGTGCCTGTAACGTTCCAGCTAAGTTTTCCATCTAAAAATACTAAATAGCACGGCAATCTTGCCTGAGAAAGCGTGTCTCGTACAATTCTATCGTTATTTTCTCGGCTCGTTACAAGCTACCCTTTAGGCGGtcattttttctctctctctctctctttctctctctcgctctcttctctctttttctaaACTTCGTACGCTTCTAAAGGGTGAACACGACTCGATAATACCGGCGATCGAGCGTTGCAGAACGTAAACGCGTTCCGTAATGGCAAATGCTAATTCGAgttcttctccttttatccCTTTGTATCGCGAATGAAAATTGATACGTATATTACACCCGTCTATCCGGTGGAACATGTGTTCCATAGTCAGTCGagcaaataataatttgaaaatatgtcGCCCTATTCTTTGCCTCCGTTCTCTGTCTGTCGCCATTATTATCGCAAACCGAGCCGACAGCTTGGTTGCATTAGTGTCGCGAGGACTCGTAACCACAAAACCACCGACCAGTCCCAAACACCATTATAAATGCATTAACTCTCTCCCTTGGCTTTATCCTCCCCCCTTCTCCCCTCCCCCACACGCCTTCTAAACGTGCGTCGTTCGCGTAATTCTTTATCGTCGTATCGTTAGAAGCGACGCGTTATCGAAGAAAAAATAGCAAGAAATTTGCCGATTGAATTTCTAGAAGAGCGTGGAAAGATGCGACGATCGGAGAAACGTTAGCCAGAGTCACCGAAGGAACCCTGTTGGATTGGGGTTTCCTTCGTCTCCGAAAAGTCGACGATCGTTAAGCCCGATGGAAGCCCGATCGTTACACTTTTCTTAACACTTCCCTCGGACCTCTCTCTCCCCAGTTTACCCTTCGTTTTATTCGAGGCAAGACGAAGGCAGCTAGCGGGAACCTTTCGAGAACGATAAATCAATGACTCTTGCTCTTTCCGCAGCTACTTCCGACCCTTGCCCTGTCTCGCTCGCTCTCGCGGTTATTCAACCGCCGCTACAAAGAGCAGGCACAGCAATTAAGGGTGTTTTAGAGTGGCTGCACTCGAAAATGACCGGCCACCCCTAGCGGCGGTATTAAAAAACATTACTCATCATATAATCGCACGAGTGGTTTTCATTGCAACTTGTCGTCTCCGTTCTTCACCCCGTAACTCACCCTCTTCTCTCGGTTACACGGCGgcctcctctctttctctctttctctctgccGTTTCGTTCTCTCGTGCCTGTGCATCGGCCGGTCTCCTTTTCGCCAGCATGCCAGCGGAAAAATGAGAAATGATCGTGGCTCGATTCGGGCAGGGTCCTGTTTAAAATTCATGAACGATTTTACTGCTACCTCCCCTATCGTCGAGCGTCACAAAAGGCCGAAAGCTAGGGGGCATatcgagagagagagtgtggcCCACATTTTCGAGCGATGCACACAACGCGTGCAGAGTAAGAGAGACAAGTCGTGGACGAGAGGGGCGGCGAAGAGGGAGGCATGCACCCCACGAAATATATTAATTGTCGAATTTTCCGTGCGAGCTGCATATCCGTTAGAGCCGCTTTGTCCCTTGCCAGCCACGGATCTCCTGATTATTAATTACCCTGACAACGAACTTCGTCCCCCTGCTCGCCCCCTCTCGCCTGGCCTCCCGTGAAATTCGCGGCCTCGTTTCGAAGGCACAACGTTTTTcctctgctattttttttcatttttttaatttttatcccGTGCCGCCGGTTTTTATGGAAAAACGTAACGAATGTCCCCGTCGACCGTTGGGGGGCTCGTTAATTATCGTCCCGAATTCCGCAGCTAGCGGATCGTCGGCTTTTAATTGAGAGGGTAGCGGACCGCCGAGCTGATTTATCGTCGTAGATAATCGTGACGTTTGACGGCGCTCGTCGAGCCGGTCGAGATTGCCCGAAATTCTATTCCCGATTTCGCGATTCGAAGCTGCCAAGTTTTCTAATTATCTCGCGGTAATTACCTCGAACGGGTCGATCGATCCTCGATTACTGGAGCATGAATCCATATTTAAACGGGAATCGATTACGCGTATAACTGCCGTTAATTATTATAACCAGCATGCACGGCCAAATTATTTTTGCATCgatgaaaaattgttttatcagCCGTTCGCGTGCACTAAATTATACGCATAGATACTCGTCTGTACTTTGCTCGTGCTCCGTTCATTTTTCCAACGTTATCGACTAACAACGTTGATCTTCGTTTTCGCCTACGACGCGCTGCTACGTCTCGGGGACGTTTTACCATCGTGTACGCCACCGCGCGTGTATAGTCCACCAGACAATGAGACGTAACATTATGTTTACAGTAATAACAAACGAGTAATACGCTGCAACTCGAGCGAGAGAGCTAAATCACCACGTGTCGGTTCAGACGCGAGACTATAATTTTCCACTCCGCTCTTTGATAATTACGCGCGATGCAACGAGTTGCGTAATTGGTTCAATCGGTGCACTGCTATCATCGTCGCAAGCCTCACGGACGCGTTTCGCCCTTTTCGTTTATCCCGCATTTCCATAATAACGCTGATGAAAAGCGTACAGCACGAAATCGCGCccccttcttttcttttcgtctttcttttttttttttttctttcttccaagTTCATAGTCGGAAACATTTCCCTATCTTTAACCGGGATCGAACGAATGCTACccttttattttacaaatgatCGCAATTTTCCTCGAGTCATCGTGCTGGTCCCGCGACTCACGACTGCGTACACGCGTATCGCGGCATCGTTCATTGTTTTTTTTCACCCCACGCGATAGTTCACTCTCTAACCTCTCCGTGCACTTTGCCTTTATCGGGCCGTGCGCGTTGTCCATCGGCTGGTAACCCGTGGAAAAGACACACCGACACATCTCCAAGCACGTCCAAAGGCGCTTTAACGTTCGCAACCACGGCGTAGGAAGTTGCGCGCGTGGCATGATACGCGATGATTAGGCGGTGAAACTCCACGGGCTATTTGTTAGTATAATAAGCCCGCCAACAGTGTGGCCAACGTAACCACTCGACGGCACGCCATCCCGTTTTAGCGTAATTGTCCCAGATCGAGATTTACATACGCGGACAGAGATTGGGAGGCGATCGAATCAACCGGGGAACAGTTAGGGGTGAATTCGAAGAAATCGTAAAAAACCACGAAGAATTTTCCCCCTGTAAATGCCTTTGAATATCGTTGAGGCGTTACTTCTCAAGCGATAGCTACGAACGATCAACGACGAAATTCCCGACCATTCGCTAATAAATTGCAAGAGGCGCGTCGATAAGATGTAAACGTCGTACAGAGCGGCGAGGAATCGTACGATCGAAATTAAGCTCCTCCCTGTATTCTCTTTGCAGAACAAAGTGGAAGAGGCAGACGATCGTGGGCTTCGAAATAATGGCGGAGAACAATTTCGCGGTGGCGGCTTTCCAGCAGCTGTACGGAAGCGGAGCGGCAGCGGTTCCTGCGCATCCTGCGGCAGGACGATACTGGCCGTATCCTAGTGCACACGCGTTACCAACCAACGGTCTCTTCTACCAGCAAGCGTCAGCGGCGGTCACCCTGCAGAAACCCCTTCCCTACAGACTGTATCCTCCGACGATGATCCTGGCAGGGCCTAGCAATCCCCTTGGATCTCTGACAGCCAGCTCCAGCCTGTCGAATCTTAGCAACTATTACAGAGACAGTCCAGAGATGCCGGATggaagagacagagagaacATGGAGAGATCGTCCAGGCAGAGGGACAGAAGCAAAAGTCCCGTGCTCAGCGACAGATCGCCATTGATGAAAGAGGAAAGACTGTACGCGCCAACGATGGTGCAAGCCGGTTCGAGTAACAACCTGGGAACTCTGACGGCGAGTTCCAGCCTCTCGAACCTCAGCAACTATTACAGAGACAGTCCGGAAGCGGTGGACGGACGAGAAAGGGAGAACATGAACAGAGCATCGAGACAGAGGGACAGGAGCAAGAGTCCCGCGTTGAGGGAAAGATCTCCTATATGCAAAGACGATAGACTCTATCCACCTACGATGCTTCAGGCAGGGCCTAGTAATACCATTGGATCATTGACGGCGAATTCGGGTCTGTCGAGTTTGGGCAGCTACTACAGAGATAGTCCCGACATGATCGAGGGAAGGGAGAGAGAACACTCGAGAGCGACCAGACAGAGGGACAGGAGCAGCAGTCGTTCGCCGAAAAGAGAAGACAGTCCTCAGAGTATAAGAGCGGACAGCGACGACGAAAGTATACACGATATCTAGGGTATAGATGCCGAAGGAAGGTTCGACGACCTACGAGAACCATTAGGAAGCAGCTACGTCGAGATCGAGGAGGATCGATCAGGCTCTTTCCAAGAGGAGGACGATTAATCCTCTGGAAAGGTTGGCGCGTTCGACGGAGAGATTCAACTTCCACGAACTCGCGATATTTAACGGGGATACGAGCTTTATCGGCAACGCGTTCCAATCTTTCGCGTCAGACCAACTGAACGCGAAGTCGAACGTCTATCGAGAAGCAACGCGGAGAGAAGCGATCGAGTTAATAGACCAGCACGCGTTGCTTTATAGCGGTTACTCGAATCCTTACTACGTTACGTAAGCAAGAACGCGcgtataaaaaattttctcGCCGGTTCGCTGTCCAATGGAACTGGCAATGGATTTCGTGAGGTGGAACACAGGAAGTGACATGGTACGGGACGTCCGGGATTTCCTAGATAATGAGAATGCGCAGAGGAAGCGTTATGTGGTTAACCAAAGTTTCGCGATTGGAACATTTAGCGAACCAACGGTACGCTGAAACACAGTATTCATACTCGATGTAATAATCGTTATACCGGTAGATCGGAAGAGAGCGAATCGACTAATCGACGACGTCTCGACAGATTTATCGTAACGCTCACACGGTTCGTCGATCGTGTGTGCCTGTCTGTATATCCATgagtgtatgtgtgtgtgtgtgcgtatgtgcgtgtgtgtgtgtgcatGTACGAATGCGCGTGTGGACGTAAACGCCAAAAGGAAACGGTTGTTAATTGGTAGAAACGTCGTTGAACGACGCGAAGCGGCTACTTTTCGCGGTGTAAATAAAAACTGTTCACCTGTCTGGGAAAGGGGAAGGATAAAGAATAGGTTAGAGAGCCGGCTAGACCTACCATCGAGAACGACTGGAGTCGCGCCAGGAAACGAGCCAATCGCGCACGAACGCGAATCTACAATTAATATGACATTAGGGGGACCTGCCTGCGGGGGAAGAAATCCGAAATGACACGAAATTACACGCGGTCGctgaacaaaaaaaaaaaaaaaaaaaaaaaaaaagaaagaaaagaaaagaaaagaaaaaagaacggtCGGAAAAGAAGAAGACGCCGGAGAATTTCGGTATATACATAGCGTCGAGGGACCGCTAGGCTGTTCGAACGCCACGCGACATTTTTGCTCACCGTTGGTTCGTTTGCGAAGCGCCAACAGAAAATTGGTCGATTGATATCGGCGCGGCTCCTCCATTCTACCACGCGACGAGCTCGCGGCGTAGGGAATAAATTCCCGTTGTAAATACGATTAGAACTCGATCCGCGCGATTCGCCGCGACGTATCGTCGATATAATTTAACGGACAACTGTTGTAAATAGGTACGTTCGAGAATGAAGTCGTATGTAAGTCGAATAGTAGGCCGGTTGGATGCGTCGAAATCGCAGATACTTGTAAGGCGTAAGTCGAAGCCAACCGTGATAACAAGGTATTCCGAAGTATTTTTCAGATTCCAGTATACGTAGAAGAACGCGCGGGACGTGTTTGAACCGTCGGAAGGTGTTGTATCGTTTAGAATCGTTTGATCGTCGCGTGGAGTGTTCAGAGTTACGCTATTCGTGGAAAGATGTTTCGGACGGGTGGCTGAATAGGGAGAAAAGATCAAGTTCGACGGTGCAGACACGGTTGTTGCGTGTTCAGCGATGAAATACCAGTATTACGAATGCATAAAATTAGGCTGTACGATGGCGAGAACAGGTGTTGTACGAAGTAAAGGAACACTTTAAAGGAACGACGACGTTTGTTGTAAATCCGACGAGACGCGATCGGAGAGTCTCACGGTATCGTGTGACTTAACGTTAAGTAATGCAGCAAGAAGTACATAGTATAAATCATGCTTTGTAAAATAATGTCTGTATAGCGAGAATTATTAtatggaaaatatattatactaaaTTTAACGCTCAGCCTCTCTTACTTCTCTCTCATCTTTTCTATTAAACGGAATATCCTATCCTTTCGCTGGTAATAAGTTCGTTAGTATTCATAAGGTTATAGATGTTATCGAGGCGAGCAATGTAGCAAGAAACATTTTGATTGCCTGTCCGCGCGACCAACCACTCGTAACTCGGAGATTTAGCGAATTTCATTATTTCCAGCATTATCTTGCACGGCGGCTGGTATacaatttaattgaattctcGAATTAGCACTTTCTTCTTAGTTCGCGAAACTTAACGACGAACCGGAAGCGATCGTAgattacaattaaaattaactGGATCGTTAGAcgaaaacgaaaggaagaagGTGTGTCTGTTCcatcctttctttctttccgcGAGTAAATCGCCATAATCAAACTATCGTTTGCAAGTTGCGATCCTTCGGGGTTCGCCTATCGATCGCCACTTCCCACGGGTAACGCGCGCAGAGCAGATTCTCCCTTAAACGAAAGACTCAAGCCCTTCGAGCAGTTTTTCACGCGACGATGAATATTTCAAGACGTTACGATCGGGTTAATGCCTACACAGAGATCGCGTCCACCTCCTGCTCGCTTATTTGCATTCCCATTTGCATACGCACTTACGTAAATTGTTTGATCGCGTTTCGCATCTTACGGCTAAACAAGCAAACGACCCAACGACGTATCGATAATCGCGATAGTCGAATAACGTAACCCGGTCGTACGAAACTTTTACAAGTTGTACGATACCTTTGTATACTTCGTGAGGGTGTCGAGtcctattttttctttctttctttttcacttTGTCTTTTTGAGAACGCTATATCCTACACAGAACGGTATACAGAATGAGATTGGATGGACAAAGTTTTATTCGCGATTCGCGTGAAAGAATTTCGAGCGTAAAGACTATTACGACGCTGGCTGTCTCGTCTCCATTACCGAGCGAATTTTCGGCAGTCCGACCGTGCCACGGTGTGTAATTTGCTAGGGCCTTAGTCGTCGAAGGTAAAACCCGAGAAGCGTGACAGCGTGCTCGGGGCTTAATCGCGTTTGCTTATTTCCGGCGTTGGTCAGCCGACGCTGCAATTATGTAGGAGCGAGCTCGAGCGCTAACTGCTGCATAAGGGCTTATTTTATTCCTATTAGGGTAAAACGGGTAGTCAGGACGACGCGCATTCTCGTGTATCCCCAATtacgtgaaattaatttggaTCCCATTAGCGGTGGCCCACCGCTGCCGCGTCAACGATTTTTCCCAACGGTTCCCCTTCGGTTTCCTTTCCCCGTAAAACATACCTTAAACGTAAACCACAGATCGCGTAAACGTTTCTTACTTACGTTTACGAAGCGtacgtttacgtttacgttCGTTAACGCGAAAAGATCGCTGCGAATATTATTGGATTGGCGCTGAGAAAGCGCAACCACGTTGCGCTTAGAACGATCGTTGCTCGATTTTACAGACAGTCGTAGTTGACAGGAAACGCATCGACGAGGCAAAGATTTCGTCACGGATAGGGTGTTAACGATCTTTCGGTGAAAGGATAGAAACCGCGTGGACGAGGAAAGTGAGATAtttattctcttctttttttcctctccttTTATAATACTTTCTATGGAAGGCTTGCCGGCGGAACGAGCGTCACTTCCGTGGGACAGGGCTTGAATGCAACACACTGTTAAATATCGCGCACCGAACGTGTGCCTCGTAAAATGTTTTAAGAAAGCGCAgcgagcgcgcgcgcgcgcgcgcgcggtTTGCATAATTGCAGACCGTGGCCGAGAACGGATGCGCTTATTAGCTGAAAGCGGTAGGAAAtcacagtttcattttttcgcGTGAAGGTTCCACGCGGTTCGTTTCGCGAAGGTACACTGCCTGATGGAAaccgaagaagaagaagaagaagaagaagaagaagaagaagaagggaaGAAGGGACTGGCGAGAGGATGTGGTTAACCCACGGTCAAATCGAGCTTTTGCCGGGCTTCTGCATCCTGAAACGGGCGACAAAAGAGAATCACCGGAACAAAAGTACAGCCGTATACTGCCCCCGCATCCTGTTCTCTCTCGATCCTCCATTTACAGTCTAGCTCTGTCTTTTCGACAGATCCGAACGTCACCATCTACCGTCCGTCTACTTTTCCACGTTTTGCTGCGGTACGATGTGTATCGGTGTCGTAACAAATACGCAGCGTGCAACTGAAATTACAGTTTATCGATCGACAAATTGGACAAAATGAAGAGTTAAAgagataaaaagagatatagATACGAGGCGTCGGGGCAAGATTAATGGATTATCGTCCTGCTATCTTAGCGCTGACAATATGTACGTACGCTGGCCTCTGGCTTACCCAGAACGTCGAGACGCGACGTCTacttaatattaataacgCGTCGCCTGGAAACACAAGACGAGCGAGGCGGAAGGCGATTAACCGGTGGGCATTTAATAAAATGCAAATAACCGGTCGCCGATCGATTATCGCGGTTAGCGGTAAATAAAGTTATTTCGACGACATCGGCAAATCGCGAACGGATCGAACGCGGCACAAAAGGTTCCGCTCGTATTACGCGGCGATCGAGGGGGAACGCGCGATCGCAAATGTAGCAGAGGGAAAGATACGACAGCGGAAGATCGAACagaaacgacgacgacgaggacgacgaagaagaaggagaagaaggagaagaagaagaggacggggaagaaagagaagggcAGAGAGAAAAGAGCGAGGGAAAAAAGGTGGATCGAGGTGAATAAC encodes:
- the LOC126865308 gene encoding homeobox protein B-H2-like, which translates into the protein MTVHHHQNHHVAARSGVAVANNGLNLSRMSGLEAHRLENIVERNGVSVERLSNGLDARNNNHSNNNGLVERGDASTTMPQRSRFMITDILGGASSKMHQAGLQTQEPPGSPPSTPRDLSVRHQSRTSLNNSNLDEDSDASHHDGASVTSNGGKEDDPKSSSSSTLSSAQSKKQRKARTAFTDHQLQTLEKSFERQKYLSVQDRMELAAKLQLTDTQVKTWYQNRRTKWKRQTIVGFEIMAENNFAVAAFQQLYGSGAAAVPAHPAAGRYWPYPSAHALPTNGLFYQQASAAVTLQKPLPYRLYPPTMILAGPSNPLGSLTASSSLSNLSNYYRDSPEMPDGRDRENMERSSRQRDRSKSPVLSDRSPLMKEERLYAPTMVQAGSSNNLGTLTASSSLSNLSNYYRDSPEAVDGRERENMNRASRQRDRSKSPALRERSPICKDDRLYPPTMLQAGPSNTIGSLTANSGLSSLGSYYRDSPDMIEGREREHSRATRQRDRSSSRSPKREDSPQSIRADSDDESIHDI